Part of the Citrus sinensis cultivar Valencia sweet orange chromosome 2, DVS_A1.0, whole genome shotgun sequence genome, AACAGGCCCAGCCCATTAGGGATTGTGGGTCCACATAGAGAACCGGGCTATTTCAGTGACCTCCCCAAGTCAAAGGGAATCTTGACACGCAACAAGATGAATAGTTGCATCGTATCAAAATCAAAGTGGTCTCAACGAcctattaatataattgatagaaaaatcatatcccattaaataatctaatttgTTTCAACTAAATATTGTCAGCATCTAAttagatgaaaataatttgaaaaaaaaaaagagaaaaagttgGTGACCTATCATTACCGCTGTCATTCAATAGTaaagttaaattttgtaaaattaatacaagTTGCTAGAAAAAGCAGTcttatttatcaattatacTTTGAATTAACTTTTGTAttggaatttaaaaaaaaacttagatGGTACATACACCACTATATCATCGTATTACAACATATCATTGTGTAAAAACAATGGTTTGCCACAAACATTGAGAAAGTCGAGATTGGGCAAAGCCCATCATGTCGTTCATACCAAGTGATGCTAATAGTTAatagaagagaaaatttaatatatatgacaatatttttaaaagcaatACTATACTTACaaagttataatataaaatttatatctccATTGATGTGACATACacgtgattttttttataaaatttaacatgtGGCAATGAGATGATAAGATAAACGATCACGCACTACATGTCATATGACAATTTATGAGAATAACTCATCATATGTGCTATGACTTATTTACACTTTTATAATTCTATTATTATGTTGTTTTAAGATCTTGacttattttttcatcaattagATCTTTTCAATCCAACAATGTAGATGTAAAAAGTTCAAGTAGCAATTTAGTCATAATGCATTTAACACTCTAGATTGAATAGATTCaatagatataaaattaagttaaaaaggAATCCCACCATGAAGATATCTACCCCTTCTCATTTGTGAGAagagaaatgtttgaatttctATAAGGGGTCAAATCTAAGTCCCCAAACTACAAAATTAGGCTAAGATTTTAGTGGAAGTAGatttataagttatttttgGTAAACTCTAGATTGCAATATATGTATTTTCCAATATGTTttgtcattctataatttataattagataAAGAATGCTTTCaattagggatgacaaaattGACAACGAACTCACAAATCCGCCTATAGAAACTTGCTTATTGTAGGTACTTTTGCAAGTCGTGTGTAggttttgtattaaaaaaaaaagtcaatagaCATCTGTGTGAGTATTTGTCTacctacatttttttaaaattatccgtgcctttaattttaatcattaatcacaaaaatatataaactaaaattataactCCTGAACTAATCTTCCTAATTCTTAAATCTAACCTAACTCGCTATAGCCACAAACCCTATTCCTTCTGGTGTGCGTGTGTGTTTCAATAAgtagaaattttatattttgaagtttaatattattgatatattattttaatttcaaataattttgtttcttttggtttAACAACTTGCACCTAATGATTGCTTGCTAAAGCTaggtttttatttgtttaattaattgttaacgATAGTTGTCcaaaatttacttgttaatATTGTTAACAATgcttgtatatatatgtatatattaaagAACGGGGCTAATGCAGTGATCTAAGTTATGATGATTTGcctacaataaaaataattttgcgttagattgttatattttatgtatttatattatgGTTAAgactttaatttcttatttacatcgataaacttaaaattgagtattttatatggatttttaagatattattataaatttatagtttgaattatataatttaaaatttttaagtattaGAAGGTGTTTAGCACACCACATTACATGGAATTGCATTAGCTAATGGAATCTAATCCCATGTTTggcaaattttaataatgctATGTTTGcactagttttttttaatttctttaataaaaataataaataaataaatttaaaaaacaaataaatttaaattattaatttaatgtggatattaaataaaaatattattttatataatacagTTCATATTAcactaaatataatattgcaatacaatttaatacaatataatgtaATGCAGTCTAATATAATACaactaatataatacaatatagtgTTCCAAATACTTctttaataaagatttttttttaatatatgtgattttaaaaattaaaatccacaaaaaatttgttatgaGTTGAGAACGAgtttgataattattaaaacataCTCTGggtaaactaaaaaaaataaaaaactcataACAAGTTGCGGAGaagtttgataatttaattttgtgagtgGCAGCAACCATCCTTCCCTACTCTCAACTCTTCGACAAAATTTAGAGGGGATGAATCATGCCCTGTTGATGAAGATTAGTTGGGGTTTTATTTCCAACTCGGATACGTTGTGGGTGAGGGTCCTCTGCTCCAAATATGGATTGGACCCATGCAATTTGCCGTCTTCTCTCCCTGACAAACAAGGATCGCGTATCTGGTCTGCTATAAGGAAAACGTGGGATGCAACCATGCATGGAGCTCGCTGGGCAGTGTGTAATGGTGCTAGAATTCGGTTCTGGCTGGACTGTTGGGTGACGAAATATGAACCTTTGATTCGCCTAGCTCTCCAACCGATCCCTCAGGTCTCTCTCAATGCCATTGTCAGTGAATTTACTAATGAACATGGTGGCTGGAGATGGTCGAACTTTGAACTCATGCTGCCCCCTTTTATTCTTATGCAGATTGCTTTAATCATGCCTCCTGCTCCGCATCTTGGTCCTGATAGACTTTATTAGTGTTTTAATCTAAGAGGGTTGTTCACAGTTCGATTCGCTTATGAGTCTCTATGCCATCATAACTTGGACACTCAAGATAAAGTATGGAACTTGCCATTGTCTTGGAAAGGACCCCAACCTATAAAGCTCTTGATTTGGCAGATTTTGCATGGCAAATTGAAGACCCACAGTGAGCTCAATAGGCATAATATTCTCGTTTCTGATGTTTTTGTTAGGTGTGGGGTTTCGCCTGAGGACATTCTTCATGTTGTGAGAGATTGTAGCTGCATTAAGAATCTATGGCTTTGATTTGTTCCAGCCTGTCATCAGCTCTCTTTCTTCTAATCTAACTTACGTGCATGGGTTGCTGCCAACATGCAAGAAAAGTGGAGAATTGATTCTGAGTTTTCTTGGGATTGTATTTTTGGAGTGGCTATTTGGAGGTTATGGTTTTGGCAGAATCACTTTATTATGGCTGGGAATTTGGTAGATAGCAAGACAATATATTCGGATATTATGGCCAGAGCTAGTGAgattcatataattaataactCTCATCTTAACCAACAACCAAGGCGTAAGGAGATTTTTATTGGTTGGTTGCCTCCTCCATGACCATGGTGTAAGTTGAACACAGATGGTTCTTGTAAAAATACAGGAGAAGCTGGAGCGGGTGGGGTTATTCGCGATTCTTTTGGCAACTGGATCTCAGGTTTTAGTATGAATGTTGGGGAAAGCTTAGTGATTATGGCTGAACTTTTGGGCCTGTATCAAGGATTATCCATTGCTTGGAATGTTGGTATCAGACATCTATTGGTGAAAGTAGACAGCCTCTGTGTAACCTAAATGATCTCTCAGCAGGTGGTTGTGCTTAATGTTTACTATACTTTAGTGGTGGCTGTTCATGATTTTTTAAGCAGGAATTAGCGGATTTATATCTCGCATATCTACCGTAAAACGAACTCAGCTACAGATTTTATGGCAAATATGACTCACTTAGTATCATATGACTTACATTTATTCTCTAACCTGTctatgaatatttattttattattttacaagatATATTTGGGGTTTGTCAATCTCGTCTTGTTCACGTCTTGATGAGCcctctttaattaaaaaaaaaaaaaaaaactcttcgACAAAATAACTACCAAGACAAAAATTCTTTggaccaattttttttttaaagtacgattttcaaaaaattctgTCGTATCAATTTTAACTGTCTGCGAAGACGTGGCGTTACTTTAAGAGCACCCACCATTTATCCGATACACCACCAAACACAGTTATCCATACGAAAAGCCAGCTCAGCGGACATTACCAAATAGCAAAAACTCGAGCGCccgttgtaaaaaaaatagaaggcAAGAGAGAGACTGAGAGAGGGGTTTGGCTTCCGTGAGCAGTGAGCTTGTGAGTGTGCGTGAATTATCACCACAATACAATATAAAAGTCTTAAGTGTCGCTCATCGTAACTttcctctttctctctcttagGGATTGCAGAGTAGCAGCAGCAGCCACACCGCACCCCCCCCACTCCCTAAAACTCGAATCAAAATGGATTGATAATTACTATTTCCACGAAACTTCTCACTCTCTCCAGTTGTTATCCATCGCATCAGCCGGGTAATTTGGTAAATATCCCTTCTCTCTGTCTAAGTTAATTAATTCACTGCATACTGTTCAACTTTTCTCCTCTGCGGTTTACTTCAGATCGGGTTTTGGGGGAAAAACCACTTCCATTTTCAGGAAACGTCGtcgtttttcttttaatctagTAGAGCTGACGTACTTTTTTTGGCGGCTGTTGATGGTTAATTTTTCCTTGTCGCTTTGTTTAGTTAGGGTTTCGGTGTTTCGTTGTTGCAACTTCGGCGATCTCTTGGTCTGAGCTACTTATTTGCTGAATTTGAGCTTGCTAAATTACTGGTGAGTTTTTGTGATTGTGATAGTCTGATTGATGATTGGTTGAATTGTTGAGctgatttcttttaatataattatactGATTGTATGTAGTTCTTAAATAAATGGATTGCTTGTGGAGTTCAAAACATGTTTGTGCTTTTCAGGTTGTCATTTTTCCTCTAGTTAGGATATTTTGATTTGCGTTGAACATAATGTGGACATTAGGGTTTTACTTCTTGTTGTCTTCCTAGTGAGTTCTGGTATAACTTGTTGATGCTTTCATTCAATTGAGTTACTGGGGATGCTCTGGAGTGGTTGGAAAGTAGTTATCTTCTTCAATATTCCAGTGATGATGTGTCATTTTCTATCTTGACAGGGAACTTCTATTTGTGCTTAGCCAGTTAGCCTGGTACAGATTAATTTGGCCTAGATCATTGCTTACAGTACTTCTGTGTTGTTCTTGTAAGGTTATCTAATAAGTTTAAAATGGGTTTTGTTCTTGATGTTCATATGACAAACTGGGGATTTTATGACCAGAGAGCCtacattttcaaatctcttgaCTACTGTTTTACGCTGTTGTTGTTTTAGCACTTTGGAACTTCAGGAAATAAAGCTTGCTGCATCCGGGTAttccacctttttttttgggtttcttataGCATTTTATTGTCATAGCTGTAGATATTTATTAggatgaattttcttttatgttgttgTTAAGGTTGTCTtgcttttataaatttgatcTTTTTGGCAACAATATAAATACATGGCGGATGCTAAAAAGTTTTTGCattgtaactttttttttttcatttttttaaatacatatgATGGTTAAAAAtcttttcatgtttttttctgtttatgCCTTTTTTTGCTGGGTAGGCTGGtttttctttatcttgtttccttttaattattcTACATGCTGTTTCCCTTCCAGCATTTCTGCTATGGAAGAAAACCAGTCAGTTGCTACACTCATGGACTCTACAACATCCAAGATTCAACAACTTCAGAAAGCATTTGCTGAACTTGAAAGTCACAGGGCCATAACCCTTAATTTGAGATGGAAGGAACTTGAAGAACACTTCCATGGGCTTGAGAAGTCCTTAAAGCGAAGGTTTCATGAACTGGAAGACCAAGAAAAGGAGTTTGAAACTAAAACAAGGAAAGCCCGTGAAATCTTGCAGAAGCGGGAGGCTGCTGTTTTGGCCAAGGAACAAACTACTCTGGAGAAGCTCCAGAAGAAGAGAGATGCTGCTGTCTTTGCCATTTCAACTGCTCTAGAGAAACAGAGGAAGGTATCATCTGCAGAGCCTGCCATTGTTAGCAATGTTGATGAAAGCAGGGCACCACCTGTTGAGGACAAACTGCCTGATTCAATGTCTCTTGAAAATAACTTAGAAAGCAGCAAAAAATCGTCTGAGAGTGAAAATATGGAGCTGAAGGCTTATCCCCAATTATTTAAACTATGTGAAGAGATGAACTCAGAAGGCTTGCACAAATTTATATCAGACAATCGTAAGAACCTTGCTGTCCTAAAGGAAGAAATTCCACTTGCGCTAAAGGCTGCTGCAGACCCAGCCCGTTTGGTATTGGATTCTCTAGAAGGTTTTTACCACATGGAAGTGTCAAATGTGGATGGAAAGAAAGATTCAAGCTTATTGGGTCTCCGCAGAACCTGTATTATGTTGATGGAATGCCTTAGCATTTTGTTAGCAAATCTCAATCTGAATACTCTTACTGCTGTTATCTCACAAGGTGTAAAGGAGCAGGCAAAGGCAATTGCCGAAGAGTGGAAACCAAAGTTGGATACCCTTGATGTGGATGATAGCAATGGGAACTCCTTAGAGGCTCATGCTTTCCTGCAACTTCTGGCAACGTTTTCTATTGCTTCTGACTTTAATGAGGAAGAATTATCAAGGCTAATACCAATGGTCTCTCGTCGTCGCCAAACACCTGATTTATGTCGCTCCCTTGGGTTGTCAGAAAAAATGCCAGGTTTGTTCTTTTATCTGTATGTGGAAGCTCGAACCTCCATATTCATCCTTGATGACCTAGGTATATGCTGTGTTTTACTACAGAGATTACTAAGCTTGGCTGAAGAACGAATGGATTTTATGGTTGTCAACGGAATGGAGTATTTACATTCATTTTTGTCATCTTTGGTTATGTTCACCGATCATAATTTCTTGCTTTATTTTTGGTGGTACTGCTTCTTTAGGTGTCATTGAAGTTCTGGTGAATAGTGGAAGGCAAATCGATGCAGTTAACCTAGCTTTTGCATTTGAGCTTACTGAGCAGTTCTCTCCTGTGCCTTTACTGAAGTCCTACTTGAAGGAGGCGAAAAAGGCCTCTTCCTCTGTCAAGGCTGGAAACATGTCTCCCTCTGCTGAGGTGCATTTTCTGAtctcaattaatatatatctaatTGTATTGGTGTTTCTGTTAGACTTTGCTTCTACAATTCCAACCAGCAAACCATATTTTTGCTTGGAGTCATGGCTTTACACCCATGCTAAATTGCTTAATATCAGATTTTTCGCGTAACGTCTGAATGTACCATTAGAATTCTTGGCTGAAATTGTTTTTCGGTAGAGTTTTGCATAAGAATATTACatggtattatttttttggatgttttgttatatttaacATAGTTTCTCTTGTTTTAGAATGAGGTCAATGATCGAGAGCTGAGTGCCCTGAAAGCTGTGATCAAATGCATTGAAGAGCATAACCTTGAGGAGCAGTATCCCATAGATCCTCTCCAAAAGCGAATTCTCCAGCTAGAGAAGGCCAAGGCCGAAAAGAAAAGGGCAACTGAAGTTGCCAAGCCGCAACCAAAGAGACCCCGTGCCAATGGTGCTGGATACGGGCCTCGAGTCACTAATGTTGCGGCTGACAAGGCATTCTATCCTAGAGTTGCCGATAGGTATCCCCAATATGTGTATGACAGACCCTATGTTTACACCGGACCTGCTGACAACCACGGCCCCTCTCTGCTGGGTTCTGCTACTTACAGCTTCTCTCCCAATCATGGCAACTACTTTGGAAATGGCTACCAGTACCAAGCTGTCCAAGCCCCTTATCTTCACTAATTGATAAAGATGGCAAAAAGGTGACTTGATCCACTCATTTAACTGCTAGCCTGTTAACCACTGAGTTCCCTGTTGCAGTGTATGAAtgaatttagtattttaagaaaaaaaactccCAAAAAAAAGCACGTTAATTTTAGTCTGTTGTACAAGAAGATATTTTGATCCTCTAATATATGCACTTTGTTTCTGTATgtataatttcatttcattgCTTCCATATATCTGTTTTGCTGTGTTTACATATTTTCTTGCCATTTGATTCCAAGGAACTCAAATTGAAACCAAGCCTTGTTAAACAAGGAATTTTGTGGGTGTGTATAAACTTCCAAATAAGTTTTTGTAAGGCAGTGACATGACACACGCCTTAGATTATTATAAAGTTTAAACATCAAACTCGTAATCGCTATGTATTGAGAGCCTAATGTGGATCGTATTGAGCCTAATGGGGATTCTGATggtgatgaaaaacaaaaatggacGGAGGCAATAATTAATGGTTAAAAATGGAAAGTAATTAAGTAACaatggaaatgaaaattattatactttttttcctttttgacatATATTATCAATACTCAATAGTAGTGAAAATAGAAGAAGCAAAAGATTCCAACTTAATCTTATTTCCCTCCAAACTGTCCATCCTCCCTCCGAAGTACAACATTCAAATCTAGCCCGTTTCAAACTTCGTACTCTCTCGTTCTTTTACTTCCAAACAACAATGAGAATTGCAGAGATCTCGTCGCCCGATATCCGGCACCAATCCAACGGCCACGATCGCCTCCTTGCTCAACTCGACTCTCTTATCAAACAAACCGAAAACCGTTCCCATACCAATCCCGAAACTCTTACCACTCTCGCCTCCGATATCAAACAAATCCTAACTCAATTGAGTCAACTCGCTCCCTTCTCCAGCAACTCTCTCAAACTTTACATCTGGAAACTCAGCTACCGCCTCTGGAACTCCTGTGTCGACCTCTCCAATGCCGCCTCCATTTCCCGCTCATCCTCCGCCTTTTCTCCCTATGCAGTCGCCAATCTCCGCCACGTGGCTGCCGACCTCCTCTCCCTCGCCGCTGACGTGTCTGGCATCCCTTCTCCGGCTATCAAATCCGCCTCGTTCTATTTCAAGACTGGTGTTGTCTGGCACGATCTCAAGAAATATGATCTCGCGTCGGGTTGTTTTGAAAAAGCAACGGAGATTGTATCAAAGCTTGATATTAGCAGAATCTCGGACTCGGATGAGAGGAAACTGCTGTTGGATATCAATATCGCGAGATCTCGCACTGCGTGGGAAGTCCTTGAACAAAATCTCGCGATAACGTTACTAAACCGCGCGAAATGTCTCCTCTTCGGCTTGTTTGAACACCATAAATCGCTAGCGAATCAATACCTGACGTTCGCTAAAAGCGCGTTATCGAAAAACGAAACCAATTCGTTGAACGACGCGTTGAAGCTGATGAACGAAGCTCTAGAGTTGTGCGAGAAAGGATTGGGTGAGGCGAGGACGCGAGAAGAGACGACGGAGCTCAAGGGATTAAAGTTCAAAACGCTGCGTTTCATCTCGGCCATACATTTGCAAAAAGGAGAGTACGAGAGCGTAATCAAGTGCGTTAGAGTTTTGAGAGAAGGCAGTTTTGACGGTGGGGACCACCACGCGAGTTTGCCGGTCCTGGCTATGAAGGCGTGGCTGGGACTGGGGAGGTACAATGAAGCGGAGTTGGAGCTGAGGGGCATGGTTGAAATCAAGGGGATTCCGGAGTGTATTTGGGTGTCGGCTGTCGAGGCTTATTTCCAAGCGGCGGGAACAGCGGGTGCGGAGACCGCGAAAGGCGTGTTTCTTGGATTGTTGGGAAGGTGCCACGTCAGCGCTAAAGCAGCCGTTAGGATGGCTCACAGGGTCGCTGGGGATGAGGGTGATGGCGTTAGTGAGGCGGCGGTTAAATTGAGGGCCAAGGCGGTGGCTGAGTTGGTGTCCGATGAAAGGGTGCTGGCGCTTTTTGTTGGTGACGCGGCGGCCAAGGAGAGGATCGCAATGCATGCCGTTTTATGGAATTGGTAggtcatttttttcaaaattttataatgttttatCATATTAGTTTCAGCATTCGATTATGACTTGGCTTTTAAGATAGTACTGCCTCTCGTGTATGAAAACTATTCTACATAAATTGATACTTTTCAAGGAAGCATTTCTAGTTTATTGTagaaagatttaatttaagtCCATTTTGTAAACCGATTAACAGATACTGACATTTTACATGtggaacaacataattatatgTGCCTTACAGTGCTTCAATTCTGTTTCGATCAAAAGACTATGAGGCAAGTGCAGAGATGTTTGAGAAATCGATGCTTTATCTTCCATTTGATGTTGAGAATAGAATCCTCCGAGCCAAGAGCTTCAGAGTGTTGTGTCTGTGCTACCTTGGTCTTTCTCTGATTGATCGAGCTCAAGAATACATTACAGAGGCAGAAAAGGTATCCTTACTAACTGCTAGCTGTATTTAGTTGTCCCTAAGatatatttaagatttttaatcATCTTTAAACCATGTAATGCTCAGCTGACCAATGCCTTCTCATTTCTGCAGCTTGAGCCCAACATAGCCTCTGCTTTCCTTAAGGTGCTCCCTCTCTTCCTTGCTCAGACACTTTGTTCTTACACATCGTAACAGGAAACAGATTCACTTATGGATTGGTGCTAAACTTAATCACTATAACATGTTACCCAATTTACTGTTAGTTTCTTTGGCTAATAGTTACAAAGCTTCATGTTATGTTTTGTGCAGTTCAAAATCTATCTGCAAAAGAATGACCAGGAGGGTGCTATTAATCAGATCCTAGCAATGACAATATGCCTCGATTTCACTACAGACTTTCTGTCCCTTGCAGCGCATGAAGCTGTTGCCTGTCAAGCTCTTTCTGTTGCTGTTGCTGCTCTGTCCAATCTTCTAAACTTTTACACTTCAGGAAAACCCATGCCAACTAAAGAAGTTGTAGTGCTACGCACCATAGTCACAATATTGACTCAAGAAACTGGGAACGAGTCAGAAGTCCTCAAATACATGAAACGAGCTCATGCTCGAACATCTGAGATTGGAGCTAACTGCTTTTTTGGCACAGAGGAAGCTGGAAGACGAGAACAAAATTGGTTAGCAGTGATGTCATGGAATTTTGGGACAAATTGTGGGAAGGAGAAGAAGTATGAATTATGTATGGAATTCCTGAGATTGGCTTCAGAATTTTATGGTATTCGGGTTGATGGGCAAGTGGAAGAAAACAGTATCATGGTTTGCAAATCATTAATACTGACTGTATCTGCCATGATAGCTTCAGAGAATCAAAAGCAGATTGCATTGACGAACAATGAAGTGAAACAAGCTCTTGAACTGCTAGACAGAGCAGGCAAGGTATATTTTAGTTGTTGTTATAGAGTATCACATAATGATTGATCCTTCATCTTGATTATTGTAATATGTAATGTCGAAGTCGTCACAGCCTGTACAGTATgctttaatatcatttttgttGAAACTCTTCTCACTGATATTCCATGTTTGCAGATACTGACTTCATTGTCAACAGGAATCCTGGACCCTGACCTCTTCTTCCTGTACACCTTCAATGCCTATGATATACAGGGGAGACTTGGCAATTCAGAATCTCAACAACTCCTTGTAAAAAGTTATGCCAGCTCAAAGGCTTGCAAACCCGAATATCTTCTCCAGATTGGCCTTGCTGCCTCACAGGGTCCAAGGTCCAATCCTCAAGTGGCTGCCTTTGCTCTTAACGAATGCCTATCAGCTCTGCTTTCTTGCCCCTCACCAGACTACCAAAATGTGGCACTGACTGTCCGGAAGCTAATTGCAGTGGCCAGCATTCACAAGGGCGATACAGATGATGATGCCGTGCATGGTATGTACAAGCAAGCCTATCGAATAATGGTGGGGTTGAAAGAAGGTGAATTTCCCTCAGAAGAGGGAAAATGGCTTGCAATGACTGCATGGAATCGAGCAGCAATGCCTGTGAGGCTTGGGCAG contains:
- the LOC102611342 gene encoding FRIGIDA-like protein 3, with protein sequence MEENQSVATLMDSTTSKIQQLQKAFAELESHRAITLNLRWKELEEHFHGLEKSLKRRFHELEDQEKEFETKTRKAREILQKREAAVLAKEQTTLEKLQKKRDAAVFAISTALEKQRKVSSAEPAIVSNVDESRAPPVEDKLPDSMSLENNLESSKKSSESENMELKAYPQLFKLCEEMNSEGLHKFISDNRKNLAVLKEEIPLALKAAADPARLVLDSLEGFYHMEVSNVDGKKDSSLLGLRRTCIMLMECLSILLANLNLNTLTAVISQGVKEQAKAIAEEWKPKLDTLDVDDSNGNSLEAHAFLQLLATFSIASDFNEEELSRLIPMVSRRRQTPDLCRSLGLSEKMPGVIEVLVNSGRQIDAVNLAFAFELTEQFSPVPLLKSYLKEAKKASSSVKAGNMSPSAENEVNDRELSALKAVIKCIEEHNLEEQYPIDPLQKRILQLEKAKAEKKRATEVAKPQPKRPRANGAGYGPRVTNVAADKAFYPRVADRYPQYVYDRPYVYTGPADNHGPSLLGSATYSFSPNHGNYFGNGYQYQAVQAPYLH
- the LOC102610742 gene encoding TPR repeat-containing protein ZIP4 translates to MRIAEISSPDIRHQSNGHDRLLAQLDSLIKQTENRSHTNPETLTTLASDIKQILTQLSQLAPFSSNSLKLYIWKLSYRLWNSCVDLSNAASISRSSSAFSPYAVANLRHVAADLLSLAADVSGIPSPAIKSASFYFKTGVVWHDLKKYDLASGCFEKATEIVSKLDISRISDSDERKLLLDINIARSRTAWEVLEQNLAITLLNRAKCLLFGLFEHHKSLANQYLTFAKSALSKNETNSLNDALKLMNEALELCEKGLGEARTREETTELKGLKFKTLRFISAIHLQKGEYESVIKCVRVLREGSFDGGDHHASLPVLAMKAWLGLGRYNEAELELRGMVEIKGIPECIWVSAVEAYFQAAGTAGAETAKGVFLGLLGRCHVSAKAAVRMAHRVAGDEGDGVSEAAVKLRAKAVAELVSDERVLALFVGDAAAKERIAMHAVLWNCASILFRSKDYEASAEMFEKSMLYLPFDVENRILRAKSFRVLCLCYLGLSLIDRAQEYITEAEKLEPNIASAFLKFKIYLQKNDQEGAINQILAMTICLDFTTDFLSLAAHEAVACQALSVAVAALSNLLNFYTSGKPMPTKEVVVLRTIVTILTQETGNESEVLKYMKRAHARTSEIGANCFFGTEEAGRREQNWLAVMSWNFGTNCGKEKKYELCMEFLRLASEFYGIRVDGQVEENSIMVCKSLILTVSAMIASENQKQIALTNNEVKQALELLDRAGKILTSLSTGILDPDLFFLYTFNAYDIQGRLGNSESQQLLVKSYASSKACKPEYLLQIGLAASQGPRSNPQVAAFALNECLSALLSCPSPDYQNVALTVRKLIAVASIHKGDTDDDAVHGMYKQAYRIMVGLKEGEFPSEEGKWLAMTAWNRAAMPVRLGQIDLAKKWMNVGLELTKQVVGMENYRSCMEDFISRFEKKCLELSSSKNRP